Proteins found in one Lutimonas zeaxanthinifaciens genomic segment:
- a CDS encoding sensor histidine kinase has product MNQLPSSKTLIKWSLILASFLIVSSILWNTNQFFKQFKNEERIKMEVLATAYENFNNADLDIDVSLEEKIIQSNRSIPMIITYENGDINRWANLDVENTKRFTKLDVDDRLYLSRQLQIMKEENEPLIVNFQLDNVNITEKIYYRDSDLLNRLQYYPLGLLLILILFGTIIYLAFKSNKIAEQNKLWAGMAKETAHQIGTPLSSLLGWVELLRMENVEEDTVQEIEKDVSRLNTIADRFSKIGSIPKLTRHDIVAETNTAFDYIRSRSFKQIEFNFHTENDKPLYVDLNLQLYSWVIENLVKNAIDAMQGKGKIDIHVTQENSNAVVTITDTGKGIPKRLHKKIFEPGYTTKKRGWGLGLSLTKRIINDYHKGRIYVKKSEIGKGTTFHIQLKMADN; this is encoded by the coding sequence ATGAATCAACTCCCTAGTAGTAAAACTCTTATCAAATGGTCGCTGATCCTGGCGTCATTTTTAATAGTTTCTTCCATTTTATGGAATACTAATCAGTTTTTTAAACAATTCAAGAATGAAGAGCGCATTAAGATGGAAGTTCTTGCTACGGCCTATGAGAATTTCAATAATGCCGACTTGGATATTGATGTTTCACTGGAGGAGAAAATTATTCAGAGCAACAGAAGTATTCCTATGATCATCACCTATGAAAATGGTGATATTAATCGTTGGGCAAATCTTGATGTCGAAAATACCAAACGTTTTACCAAACTTGATGTTGATGACCGTTTATACCTGAGCCGGCAATTGCAGATTATGAAGGAGGAAAATGAACCGCTGATCGTGAATTTTCAACTGGATAATGTCAATATCACTGAAAAGATCTATTACAGAGATTCCGATTTACTGAATCGTTTACAATATTACCCTCTGGGGCTTTTACTGATTCTCATCCTATTTGGGACTATCATTTACCTGGCCTTTAAGTCGAATAAGATCGCGGAGCAGAATAAATTATGGGCCGGTATGGCAAAGGAAACTGCACATCAGATCGGGACTCCCCTTTCTTCTCTTCTTGGCTGGGTTGAGTTACTGCGTATGGAAAATGTGGAAGAAGATACGGTGCAGGAAATTGAAAAAGATGTATCCCGCCTGAATACGATTGCCGACAGATTCTCTAAAATTGGATCTATTCCAAAACTAACAAGGCATGATATCGTAGCTGAAACGAACACAGCCTTTGATTATATACGATCGAGAAGTTTTAAACAGATTGAATTTAATTTTCATACAGAAAACGACAAACCTTTGTATGTGGATTTAAACCTTCAGCTTTACAGTTGGGTGATTGAAAATCTGGTGAAGAATGCCATTGATGCCATGCAGGGAAAAGGTAAGATTGATATCCATGTGACACAAGAGAATTCAAATGCAGTGGTGACCATAACAGACACCGGAAAAGGCATCCCTAAAAGACTCCACAAAAAAATATTTGAACCCGGCTACACGACAAAGAAAAGAGGTTGGGGTCTTGGATTATCACTTACTAAGCGGATCATTAACGACTATCACAAAGGTCGTATTTACGTAAAAAAATCAGAAATTGGAAAAGGAACTACGTTTCATATCCAGTTAAAAATGGCTGATAATTAA
- a CDS encoding flavin reductase family protein: MLTIHPKDTVTSTLHSYLLSAVAPRPIALASTIDEEGRPNLSPFSFFNVFSANPPILIFSPARRVRDNTTKHTLENAKETKEVVINVVTYDIVQQTSLSSTEYDKGVNEFDKAGFTMIESEKVKPFRVKESPVQFECKILEIKQMGREGGAGNLIICEVVCMHVDEMVLDEEGKIDQLKLDLVARAGGSLYSRARESFFEIPKPIKNKGIGIDALPENVRNSVVLSGNDLGMLGNVEHLPEESDVNKFLQDNPQFMTSEINEKHKFAQDFLSRNDVESAWKVILGK; the protein is encoded by the coding sequence TTGTTAACAATTCACCCCAAAGATACAGTCACATCAACCCTGCATTCGTACTTGCTTTCAGCGGTTGCTCCGAGGCCGATTGCCTTGGCAAGTACAATTGATGAAGAAGGGCGGCCCAACCTGTCTCCTTTTAGTTTTTTTAATGTTTTCAGTGCGAACCCTCCGATTTTGATTTTTTCACCTGCAAGAAGGGTACGTGATAACACCACCAAGCATACGCTGGAAAATGCTAAAGAAACAAAGGAGGTAGTCATTAATGTCGTTACGTACGATATCGTTCAGCAAACTTCCCTTTCAAGTACCGAATATGACAAAGGGGTGAACGAATTTGATAAGGCAGGTTTTACCATGATCGAATCTGAAAAAGTAAAACCCTTTCGAGTAAAGGAGTCACCGGTTCAGTTTGAGTGTAAGATTCTTGAGATCAAGCAAATGGGACGGGAAGGCGGTGCCGGCAACCTGATCATCTGTGAGGTGGTATGTATGCATGTGGATGAGATGGTCCTGGATGAGGAGGGTAAAATTGACCAGTTAAAACTCGATCTTGTGGCAAGAGCGGGAGGAAGTTTGTACAGCAGGGCAAGAGAATCTTTTTTTGAAATACCCAAGCCAATTAAGAATAAAGGAATAGGTATAGATGCATTACCTGAAAACGTAAGGAATAGTGTTGTTTTGAGTGGGAATGACCTTGGCATGTTGGGCAATGTGGAACATTTACCGGAAGAGTCGGATGTTAATAAGTTTCTGCAAGACAATCCTCAATTTATGACTTCAGAAATAAATGAAAAGCATAAATTTGCTCAGGACTTTTTATCCAGGAACGATGTTGAAAGTGCCTGGAAGGTGATCCTGGGCAAGTAG
- a CDS encoding DUF3127 domain-containing protein, which translates to MEVTGKIKKIDETKTFGNNGFRKREMVLTTDEQYPQMLLIEFVQDKCDLLNNFNEGEEIKVSINLRGREWINPQGEAKYFNSIQGWRIEKVQAGAPGEVPPMDAASFAPATNIDENEPDDLPF; encoded by the coding sequence ATGGAAGTAACTGGAAAAATCAAAAAGATTGACGAAACAAAGACATTTGGAAACAATGGATTTAGAAAAAGAGAAATGGTTCTAACCACTGATGAGCAGTATCCACAAATGTTATTGATCGAATTTGTACAGGACAAATGTGATTTATTGAACAATTTTAATGAAGGAGAAGAAATCAAAGTAAGCATCAATCTTAGAGGAAGAGAGTGGATCAATCCACAGGGAGAAGCCAAGTATTTCAATTCGATCCAGGGATGGAGAATTGAGAAAGTTCAGGCAGGAGCTCCTGGTGAGGTTCCACCAATGGATGCAGCGAGTTTTGCTCCGGCAACAAATATCGATGAAAATGAACCAGACGATCTTCCTTTCTAA
- the aat gene encoding leucyl/phenylalanyl-tRNA--protein transferase gives MFLLGPSLEFPPVERASPEGILAFGGDLSPERLILAYQNGIFPWYNEGEPIIWYSPDPRMVLFLDELKVSKSMARLMRKNEFTVTMNQDFKQVIENCQHAPRKDQLGTWITEDMKQAYIKLNQLGFAKSVEVWKGSELVGGLYGIDLGHVFCGESMFSKVSNTSKLAFIYLVQTLSEKNYRLIDCQVYNEHLESLGAREISRADFMKILKPDRKHE, from the coding sequence ATGTTTTTACTAGGCCCGTCATTGGAATTTCCACCTGTTGAGCGTGCAAGCCCTGAAGGTATTCTTGCCTTTGGAGGGGATCTTAGCCCTGAGCGATTGATTCTGGCTTATCAAAATGGAATTTTTCCATGGTACAATGAGGGAGAGCCCATTATCTGGTATAGCCCTGATCCAAGAATGGTCCTTTTTCTTGATGAATTGAAGGTATCTAAAAGTATGGCTCGCCTGATGCGTAAAAATGAATTTACAGTAACGATGAACCAGGATTTCAAGCAGGTGATTGAAAACTGTCAGCACGCTCCGCGCAAGGATCAATTGGGTACCTGGATCACTGAAGATATGAAACAGGCCTATATTAAACTCAACCAACTTGGGTTTGCAAAATCCGTTGAGGTCTGGAAGGGAAGTGAACTTGTGGGAGGGCTTTATGGAATAGACCTGGGACATGTTTTTTGCGGAGAGAGTATGTTCAGTAAGGTCAGTAATACTTCCAAGCTGGCATTTATTTATCTGGTGCAGACATTGTCAGAGAAAAACTACCGGCTTATCGATTGCCAGGTGTATAATGAACATCTTGAAAGCCTTGGTGCCCGTGAAATTTCCAGAGCTGATTTTATGAAGATACTAAAGCCTGATCGTAAACATGAATAA